A stretch of the Thiocystis violascens DSM 198 genome encodes the following:
- a CDS encoding transposase, translating to MRSNSKARWRRCCNAPRPAKPAALAEPIDIPEELARREQRLAVIAVAKTELAARAQVRFEHEQAEYERKLAAREAATQACGKPPRGNAPAPPTPGPRAKDQVSLTDAQSRLMPTSGGGFEQAYNAQASVDVETFLIVAEHVTQHTNDKLEIATAIERLQALPAPLGQVKLLLADTGYHSAVNIDRCHAVAIEPLMPASRQTHNPPLAERFAADPAPPATPTPVQAVQHRLRTRAGKELYAKRKATVEPVFGILKHVLGFRQFLLRGRRAVQGEWTLVCLGWNLKRLFALNP from the coding sequence TTGAGGAGCAACTCCAAGGCGAGGTGGCGGCGTTGCTGCAACGCGCCGCGGCCGGCAAAGCCAGCGGCGCTGGCCGAACCGATCGACATTCCCGAGGAATTGGCGCGACGCGAGCAGCGGCTGGCGGTCATCGCGGTAGCCAAAACAGAGCTGGCGGCCCGCGCGCAGGTGCGTTTCGAGCACGAGCAAGCTGAGTATGAACGCAAGCTCGCCGCGCGCGAGGCCGCCACGCAGGCGTGCGGGAAACCGCCACGGGGCAACGCGCCCGCGCCACCCACCCCCGGTCCGCGCGCCAAGGATCAAGTCAGCCTCACCGATGCGCAATCGCGTCTCATGCCGACGTCCGGCGGAGGCTTCGAACAAGCCTACAACGCCCAAGCCAGCGTGGATGTCGAGACCTTCTTGATCGTCGCCGAGCATGTCACTCAGCACACCAACGACAAGCTGGAAATCGCGACGGCCATTGAGCGCCTGCAGGCCCTGCCTGCCCCACTCGGCCAGGTTAAGCTGCTGTTGGCCGATACCGGCTATCACAGCGCCGTGAATATTGACCGTTGCCACGCGGTCGCGATCGAACCACTGATGCCGGCGAGTCGTCAGACCCACAATCCGCCGTTGGCCGAACGCTTCGCGGCGGATCCCGCGCCGCCTGCCACGCCCACCCCGGTCCAGGCGGTTCAGCATCGCCTGCGCACCCGTGCCGGCAAGGAGCTGTATGCCAAACGCAAAGCGACGGTGGAACCCGTGTTCGGCATCCTCAAGCACGTCTTGGGCTTCCGCCAATTCTTGCTGCGGGGGCGGCGTGCCGTTCAAGGCGAGTGGACGCTCGTGTGTTTGGGCTGGAACCTGAAGCGTCTGTTCGCCTTAAATCCATAA
- a CDS encoding CRISPR-associated helicase/endonuclease Cas3: MEFTAQYFRYWGKADSAGEGGVQWHPLAYHCLDVAACGQVLLRHQSAWLEKIAVLSGLDPAALSQWLIFLLSMHDIGKFGDGFQALRPDLPGELQGQAARVAYDVRHDTLGYALGMESLPGWLGHDASDDLESDLLRPWLAAVAGHHGRPPKNLPTQAILKRQFRPAVLADVRQFVDDARKLLFPIGWCLPEPAPGGAERQQQASWLVAGFAVVSDWLGSNTRWFNYQHPERSLEDYWQTVALPTAEQAVYESGLLGPSPAKQATFAGLFPHLASALTPLQTWANSVTIAPGPQLFILEELTGGGKTEAGLTLAARLMSEGRGFGLYFALPTMATADAMFDRLRKRHAGHDQETWQGFFSTGESSLVLAHSAAATKTKLDALRRRDAGYDPQHEEPSASQHSTAWLADSRKKALLADFGVGTVDQALLGVLPLRHQSLRLLGLSTKILVVDEVHACDCYMGELLARLLRFHAGLGGSAILLSATLPIDQRARLLAAFADGAGYPTTKPEESAYPLATHLHSTDLDETPLQAREAVSRPVAIDSLADEAAVFQRLESTIQRGGCAVWGRNTVADAMGAWQTWNANHPDSPAILFHARFALGDRLDIAETIKHRFGPDSTAETRGGRLVIATQVVEQSLDVDFDDMVTDLAPIDLVVQRAGRLQRHTREATGNLAPTEGRGGARLGVLMPEPTPDAAADWFKGFLSKAARVYPDHGKLWLTARWLVEHGGFDLAAQARDLIESVYGDTGYDRTPAPLQKITDDAEGACHADRGTARGNLLSFEQGYDPTGLHWPDEDEHADITTRLGEKTVRLRLAKIVEDELIAWAAADPGIAWSLSELTVARRLVAGESPREATRIERARQSMPDEGRYCLIVPLEQSGAEWRGWAVNQQDEEIRVIYSPTAGLRIETGDVIDESDL; encoded by the coding sequence ATGGAGTTCACGGCACAGTATTTTCGCTATTGGGGGAAGGCGGATTCGGCGGGTGAGGGAGGCGTGCAATGGCACCCACTGGCTTATCACTGCCTGGATGTGGCGGCTTGCGGTCAGGTGCTTCTGCGGCATCAGTCGGCTTGGCTGGAAAAAATAGCCGTCTTGTCCGGACTCGACCCCGCCGCGCTGTCGCAATGGCTGATTTTTCTCCTCTCGATGCACGACATCGGCAAATTCGGGGATGGCTTTCAGGCGTTGCGGCCTGATCTGCCAGGCGAGCTTCAAGGGCAAGCGGCACGAGTCGCTTACGACGTGCGCCATGACACGCTGGGCTATGCCTTGGGCATGGAATCGCTGCCCGGCTGGCTTGGGCACGATGCGAGCGATGATCTGGAAAGCGATCTGCTGCGACCCTGGCTGGCGGCTGTCGCGGGGCATCATGGCCGTCCGCCGAAAAACCTGCCGACACAAGCGATTCTCAAGCGTCAGTTCCGCCCGGCTGTGCTCGCCGATGTTCGGCAATTCGTCGACGATGCAAGGAAATTGTTGTTCCCCATCGGTTGGTGCCTGCCCGAACCGGCGCCCGGCGGGGCTGAGCGACAACAGCAAGCCTCGTGGTTGGTTGCCGGTTTCGCCGTCGTCAGCGACTGGCTCGGGTCGAATACCCGCTGGTTCAACTATCAGCATCCGGAACGGAGCCTGGAAGACTATTGGCAAACCGTCGCGCTCCCGACTGCCGAACAGGCGGTCTACGAAAGCGGTTTGCTCGGACCGTCTCCAGCCAAACAGGCCACATTCGCCGGCTTGTTTCCCCATCTCGCGTCCGCGCTCACACCACTCCAGACCTGGGCGAATTCCGTCACCATCGCGCCGGGGCCACAACTCTTCATCCTGGAAGAGCTGACAGGCGGCGGTAAGACCGAAGCCGGACTCACGCTGGCCGCGCGTCTCATGTCCGAAGGCCGGGGTTTCGGCCTCTATTTCGCCCTGCCGACAATGGCCACCGCGGACGCCATGTTCGACCGACTGCGGAAACGGCATGCCGGTCATGACCAAGAGACCTGGCAAGGGTTTTTCTCGACCGGCGAATCCTCCCTGGTGCTCGCGCATTCGGCCGCCGCGACCAAGACCAAATTGGATGCCCTGCGGCGGCGCGATGCAGGTTACGACCCCCAGCACGAGGAACCTTCGGCCTCTCAGCACAGCACCGCCTGGCTTGCAGACAGCCGCAAGAAGGCGCTGCTCGCGGATTTCGGCGTCGGGACGGTGGATCAAGCCCTTCTCGGGGTGCTGCCGCTGCGGCACCAATCGCTACGCCTGCTGGGGCTCTCCACCAAGATTCTGGTGGTGGACGAGGTTCACGCCTGCGACTGCTACATGGGCGAACTGCTCGCCCGCCTGCTGCGCTTTCATGCCGGGCTCGGCGGGTCGGCGATCCTCCTTTCCGCCACCCTGCCCATCGACCAGCGGGCAAGACTCTTGGCCGCCTTTGCCGATGGCGCGGGTTATCCGACAACCAAACCCGAAGAATCCGCCTATCCGCTGGCTACTCATCTGCATTCCACCGATCTCGACGAAACGCCACTCCAGGCGCGGGAGGCGGTTTCGCGCCCAGTTGCTATCGACTCGCTTGCGGATGAGGCCGCCGTCTTCCAACGACTGGAATCGACCATCCAGCGCGGCGGTTGCGCGGTCTGGGGGCGTAACACCGTGGCGGATGCCATGGGTGCCTGGCAGACCTGGAACGCCAACCATCCCGACAGCCCGGCGATCCTGTTCCATGCCCGCTTTGCACTGGGCGATCGGCTCGATATCGCCGAGACCATCAAGCACCGTTTCGGACCAGACAGCACAGCCGAGACCCGAGGGGGCCGATTGGTCATTGCCACGCAGGTGGTCGAGCAATCGCTGGATGTCGATTTTGACGACATGGTGACCGATCTGGCGCCCATCGATCTCGTCGTCCAGCGGGCAGGACGCCTGCAACGTCATACGCGCGAGGCCACGGGGAATCTTGCACCGACGGAGGGGCGTGGCGGCGCCCGGCTAGGCGTACTGATGCCCGAGCCGACGCCTGACGCCGCCGCCGACTGGTTCAAGGGGTTTCTCTCCAAGGCGGCCAGGGTCTACCCCGATCACGGGAAACTCTGGCTGACGGCGCGCTGGTTGGTTGAGCACGGCGGCTTCGATCTCGCCGCGCAGGCACGCGATCTTATCGAGAGCGTCTATGGCGATACGGGTTATGACCGGACCCCGGCACCGCTTCAAAAAATCACGGACGATGCCGAGGGCGCCTGTCATGCGGATCGCGGCACGGCGCGGGGCAACCTGCTGAGTTTCGAGCAGGGCTATGACCCCACCGGGTTGCACTGGCCCGACGAGGACGAGCACGCCGACATCACCACCCGCTTGGGCGAGAAGACCGTGCGCCTGCGTCTCGCGAAAATCGTCGAGGATGAATTGATCGCCTGGGCGGCAGCGGACCCCGGCATCGCTTGGTCGCTGTCGGAACTCACGGTCGCGCGCCGTCTGGTGGCGGGCGAAAGCCCTCGCGAAGCGACCCGGATCGAGCGCGCGCGCCAATCCATGCCGGACGAAGGCCGGTACTGTCTGATCGTGCCGCTGGAACAGTCTGGGGCCGAATGGCGCGGCTGGGCGGTGAATCAGCAAGACGAAGAGATCCGCGTGATCTATTCACCCACGGCAGGTTTACGCATCGAAACAGGAGACGTCATCGATGAATCTGATCTCTGA